The sequence ACTTTCAGGAATATTTCTACAACATATGGACATGGTAACTATGTATTGTTCCATTACTTCTTGGAATCTTTTATTAATatctatttttctatattttcagataaaacaacatttaaactcaacaaaagaccacacaaaatatacaaacaaagaCATATGAAATCCACTATGAAGAGGTCTGGAGTAGTGGCTCCTAACTTATAGTGGCCCTTCATTAAATCCACTAGGAAGAGGTCTGGAGTGGTGGCTCCTAACTAATAGTGGCCCTTCctgtttaatacaaaaattatggaaaaaaaaaatataaggcaCTTAGGATTTCAGCCTTTTCCCAATGCCAAGTCGTCAACCTCCCcacgcaaaattttttttagtcagGTGGGGGGGTTTGGGGCGTTTTAGCTTACATTGACAGGGACGTATACTATTTCAAAACAGGGCCGCAACAGTATGTGTACTTTTGCTTTTTCAGCTGGCATTTACATGTTTTGCATACGAATGTGTCTGTATTTATGTTCATTGAAATGTTTATATGTTTTCGTGAATATCCGGAATTTTGCTCTGGCTTAGTAACAATTTTAACCTATATGATGTCCTATATACTTTGGTTAcactgtattaaatattttgctggCTTTTGGGTTTATCCTTTGCTGAATGACAAAAGTTTTAAGGAATTGTATACATATTTTGGCAGTGCTTTGGGACAAGTCGTAATTATCTATATGCTGGgggaaatattaaataatgcCAAGTGGTCATATGAATTGGTACATAAGGATTGtggaaaaaaatgaaatatattgtGTAGAGAGGATTTCAATGGATTTAAAACCCAACTTTCAAAAGTTCTCCTCCTtctaacattaaatttaaattataatgatactgatactgattaaatttttttagtttttttttataaatcttttatttattttttataaggcACATAATCATAAGTTcttgataatttttttgttcatttacaatttacaatttgtaattgtaattaaaatacaatctataaaaaaatacaatatgaaaaaatcttaaaactaacaaatttattttgtatacagTTTATATAACAGTCTTTTTTAGATACAAATTGTTTAATCTTTAAGTAAAAATTGTGCAGACAAATAATTAAAAGATAAACAAAGTAAAATATAATACTTAATATCAGTTTGTATTGTAAAAgggtaaaaaaatgtaaattgaaTAATAAAACTTTAGTATAACACATTAAAttgttacataaataaataaatttggttaaaaaagaaccaaaaaataggctgacttcataaacgcattttgcaaagcaacactACAATGTATAGTGTTCATAAACGCAGTAGCTTTTGTTTTGGCAATGTCGCAAGTTCATTATTGTATGACAATGCTTGTCCATGCGCAGCATCTGTCAAATTtgtgaactgtttttatttatgattctttacaaaacatttatgcgtTCATGAAAGTCAGAAAGTATTGCTTTGCCttgtaattgctttgcattactACGTTTATGAAGTCGGCCATAGTTATACAAATCTATACGTATATTCATAAATGAACAATATATGACATTAGCAACAATATGTTTAAAATctgttcaaatttttaattaatatttgtagCATCTTTTaggttaaaaaaatgtatgtaaaagaGATTAAAGCAAttaattaaagttttgaatTGTCGATTACTGaagttttacattaaaaatgctGAATTAACTTAAATAACTAATGAGTATTAAACATACAAAAATGActcttaaattgtaaaaattataacaaataaaatctactatatttgttaaaaacaaataagagagctcaattcggctgtaccgaattttatatacccttcaccaaagtacatatactttaataaaaagattgaaaacaaattttgttaaaaaaaatgttcgaaaaaaaatattttcgtaaaaaaatgttttggtaaaaaaatgtgttaaaaaaaaattttgaaaaaatatttttcccgattttgacccattgtcggtTCAAATTTCTTTGACGTTATATACGTTCTTGGAAATGTCTATTATTATATATCCATTTTGTCTACGTTAATATAATCAACAATAGGTAAAATATCTcgatttgtggatcgattttcccgaatttaaatagcaatcaaACCAGGActgtagcggatatattgatgtatgattcatgtacatatataagttatttgagggctttGGAAACAATCAAaccgacggacggacatggttatatcgactccgcgatctataacgatccagaatgaaaaatgtagaaattataaatggaataaaaaacgtatatataccctttgctaatcatggtgaagggtataaaaatcaggcAGTTTCTATTTAGACGGTaataaaagcatttttaatTTGTCCGCTTCACTCATTATCATGGCTGATTCCTTATACTTACCACCCAATAATGAATGCATTTCGTAGGTTTCTTtttcatcatcgtcatcatcattgtTATAAAGATTGCTTTTACGATGTtgactttttctttttaattgacGCATACATTTGTCAAATTCCCCCTCACCATAAGAGGATTGTAAAGTTTGTGTGACTATATCGAAGGCATTGGCTTGTATGCCCACATCACAGCTGGTTTTGCTGTTGCGAGAATTTGGTTTGCCCGTCGAAATGCCCGAATAGGAGCTGTGCAACATGATATTGAGTGGCAAATCTAATTCTACCGATGAATAGGAATCTTCCGATATACTGTTATTGTCATTTTGAGCAGCTATAGAAAGTTCGCGTTTTAAGTGTAAATTCAAATCGGAGGTATTTCTTATGTCCAGTTCATATTTGGAGTTGGAGGATGGCTTGTGTTTTTGTGCGTTTAAACTGGAGTTATTATGACGTCTTAGAGATTTTTTGTGGCTGGAGTTGCAGCCAACTTGAGATTTTCTCGATTGTTTGCTGCGCGAAGAATTGCGAGAATTTCTATTGTTGCCCGAATCATtagatttttgcatatttttcagtAAATTTTCATAGGCTgcctgtttttttgttttattctcacTTAAATCATTGATTTCTTCAATTCTTGGACCATAATCCTGCTCCTCATCATCGTCACTTAGATCTTGTTTTAGCACCACATCTAAACGAGAATCTTGTATTTTAAAGGAAGCCCTAGAGGTTTCTTCGTCTGAAGTGGTAGTCATGccttgattttgtaaaaatggtattattagtTGGCCATTTTTGGCTAAAAATTCTGTAATATCTGCTGGATCTAAACCGGCATTGGCCGAACGTCTTTTGGAGGAATTATGTTTTTTGGTACTCTGAGCAAAAAGGCCAACTTTATGACTAGCATTTGGATAGGTAGTTTTCTTGAGGGCAATTACTTGAGATTCTATAGATGTACTACTTTCCCGTCTGCCACTATACTTGCGACCAGTAGCTGTTATAAAATCCCTTCTTCTTTGTGATCTTTTGCCAGAAGCAGCCGAATGTTTTGAGTGATGATGGTGGTGATGATGACCAGATCTAGATCTGGACGCCACTTTAGTTttcatttcctgaattttcacCGAAACTTGAGAGTCTACAGAATTTCTGCGCGATTCTACGGAAACGTGTCTTACACTAAAACTTATCTCAGAATCTACAGAGTTTTTGCGTGGCCCCTGACTCGAACTATTTGTAGCCCCAGTGGCACCAGTTAAAGCCATGCGCCTTTTAACAAATTGCGGCAAATAATTGGCCCAAGTTGAACTGATCTCATTGGTTTCTGAAGAGTTCAAGTCGTTGACATCAAAGTTTAAACCCACTGGATCGGTATGAGTATTATAAAGGGTTATAGAGAGCCTCCCTTTATCCTCGAATTCTTTGCGTTTAGCCCAGGTTTGAGCGATGACTTTGTGTTTCGGCATTTTTACTTCTTCATTGATATCTTTGCCAcacttttttcttaaataacgTTTCCAAGTCTCCACCGAACTGTGTGTCCAACACCAAGTAGACATGACAATGCCTGCTCCAAACAGACAGAGTAGATGTAGCTGCAATATGGAAACACTAGGACGACTTTCTATCTTACATTTGATGTGTTCCTCAAAGGATGAAAAAATGCGAcagctaaaaattaaattacgagTCTTTGTTGTAAATCTTTGGGCACAATATTAATACTATATAAACTTACATTATAAAATCCTTCAAACTCTCCGCCCATTCATGGGAACGTCGAAATTCATAAGCATGACAGGCCATGGCTACCAGTATAAAAACCAACGAAAATAATGCACACAAACCCATGCGTACtattattaaatgaattttattgcTGGCCGATGTTGATTTAATGTCATTGGCAAAATGTTTCAAGCCAAACAGCATAATCATACCGCGTATTATGAAATACCCACCCACCAATATCACACCCAACAAAGGGCCCAACAGCAGGCCGGCTCTTATCGAATGATTGAGATAACCCACAAAACAAATACCAACCGTACTGTTGCCATCCACTTCACTTAAAGCCAATGTCGTAATGGTCAGCACTAAGGGTAAAGACCAGGCTACTAAATGGAAGTACGAACCTTTCTTATCAATGCGATCTTGTACATTGCCAACTGCTCTTAAATGCCAGGCGTATGTAAGGAAAATAAACCAAACCATAGCAGCAATAAGAAAGTAATAAACGATAACAAAAATTACTACACAAGAGAGATTTTCGCCGGCCGTAGGTTCAGAGTGTCTCAAGGTACCATCTTTGCGACATACGATGTCTTCTCGAGAGCCTGGTGTAAATTGAGCTAGCCAGCTGTAAAATGAAATAGAACAGTTAAATATTtggttaaaatataaaataattttggaaaattgtgaaaaaataaaaatattgggttaaaaaatatttttaatatcctTTCATGTACTTACCCCAAACAGGCAATCATAAAACACATATTTATATAGAATACAATCAGAGCAGGATATTTGCTGGCATTTTCCCAATCTATGATGAAAGTAGCAACCACAAATAGATTCGATAACAAGCACAAGGTAGCACCCCAACCAACTAGTTTATGTATTTGCCGATGTTCATCATCCGTGTATAATGGATCCTTACAGCGTACCCCACAACCTTCTATGCCCGGATGGTAGCTAGCACTTGATTCAGCTGGTACCAACGGCTCTAAACACTGTCCCGTTAAATTAAACTTCATTTCTCTAACATCATTGTTGCACTTTGAGGGGAAATGTGTTTCGTTGCACTTCAAAAACTCGGGAAAATATGAGGTATTATATAAAATACGACAGGGTTCCAAAGTAATGCGACACATTTCTAATGAAGGTAAATACACCATATCTTCACCATTAATATGCTCACATTTGGGAGTGAAAACGGCACATAAAAAGGgctatatatagaaaaaatctttgtaatttcatatttatataaataaacttGTGTTGACATTAACCTGTATTACAGACCAGCATTTTGGCACATGTTTTAAAGTCATATACTTGTGTAAACGCTCTTGTACATCCCACTGACTGTGTGATATGGTCAAATCCAAACTTGTGTATTCATAGGGTATCTTAGCTCCCAGGCATGtggagtaatttaatttttcacaatttccttTGCGTACACATTGAATATGTTGCATACCCATACGTCCATCAAGCCAATGCTTTTCTTCCTTGCCCTTCTTTCCACCATATATACGATAGTTTTTTGTACCATTTATAGGATCTAGTTTAGTTTGTATAGTTGTGGGTAGAGTATTGACCACTGAGGAGATTGGTGTTAATGGAGTACCCATGGGTACTGTAGAGGAATTTGCCAATGAGATTATAATTAAATTGGTCACcaacttaaatataaatttaagctGCCAATGTTTTCTGAAATTTTGGATAATATTACATGTTAATAAATACAATTGTCCTTGTCCTCTGAGATGTTTAATAAcatgtttttgaataaaatagtttcccaatttaattttaaataaaattaaaatattaaaaacttactCTGTATATTCCATGTTTATATTGGAATTATTCGCCGTCCCAAATTATCACTTAAACAAATGTAACACTTtaagtttagaaatttttaataaaacaaatttaaatacaaaactataataatataattaacacttttttaaacatttttaaatgtatgtaaatgtgtatgcatgtttttgtttattattatcattTGTTGTTGTGGTTTGCTAAGATGCTTTTCATTTTGAACACACTTGTCTGTATATTACTTTTCACTTtgtggttttaattaaaaagttaataacacaaaaattatacaaattttaattagtacttgtttttgaaatgataaaatttgtaaaatattaacaaaaaatatgaaatgtaaaatattttaacagaaATACTAAAAATTCTTCTAAAATGAAGCTACAAATTAAATGACAGCCGCAAGAAGAAGAAACGTCAATGGACCACCCAATGTGCAATAAAGATGAGAGATGCCACATGTGTGCTCttagattttaaataatcttttaaaaatgtgaagTGTAAAGTGATTTGATTTGTAAATACATATGCATtgcatttttcagttctaaatatttacacgtttcatattaggcaatttagttgcgcaagtttCTTGTGTGAATTGTCTAATGTGTAAAGggtcttatttttatttattttcgtatTATTTAGTATTCTAATTACTGTAATTGACGGAAAAAAGTTTTGTTACCATCCCGCtaagaatgaaaataatatggcaacaatttaaaacaaaaatttctctaaaagaGAAATGTTTTTTAAGAGAGTCAATCACTAATTACACCATttctaattgaaattgagaaaatccaaattaatattatgaagataaaaacaaattgaatatgagaaatataatttcttaagaaaatacaaattgtaatTCAGAAAAGtcaattaatattgagaaaatactaCGTAATTGTAATTATTGAGAAATTACTAATAGTAATCCGGAAAAGCAAATTATTATAGAGATAAAAAGCAATTGATATTAAgaaatccaaattaatattgagaaaattcaaaGTGTAATTCAGAATAGCaaattaatatttgaattttttactcaaacctaaacctaaattggccaagtttggatagatcTGGGGAGTACTATGCCCGCTTAAATGAggcaaattttactttacacgctttaaCATTAAGAtctctacaaaagaaaaaatatatggtctTTTTTAGGAATAATCCTAAAAAATATGGCTTTTGATAAGGACGAGAAATATCACGAccctcaaggactatttatatttgagctcattcggatcataaaacgattttttgcaatttttttgtgaGAACTTTCATTTCATGTAATATAGTGCCAAAAAggccatacaaaaaaaattcgtattatatagaaaataaatttcccCCATTAAACCTAGGAAATTTCGTAAGAATATCTCCAatgtattatgcgtttgtgcaccTCCCAAAAATATacgtctaacacccaccttaaagtaaatagatcgactcagaatcatttTCAGTCAATTAaattatgtccgtccgtctgactgCCTATCATTGTAAATCTTATGCGCAAAGTACcggttgcaattttgaagatatttcgatcgaaTATGGCATAAGCATTTTTTGggccaaggacaaagcctattgaaactgtctgaaatcggtccattatttcacctagcccccataaaatATCCTCCCgatattggactttatcggtcataaatgtttaatttatataggatTCAACAGAAATTTCGCTGCAAAtacgttttatatatacggaagacatgtcacctaattttatgatgatcggtcatTTTAAcgcgcataaatctcttaaaaaatttggtatcaacATAGAATTCAATCGAAATAAGTTCCATATAGTcttcacacgacctaatttcatggcgatcggtccataattgctcattgctcccatataaggcccacttccgcatatcactcacgaaaataaattcttaaaattaatcTATAGATTTTTGATTCAAAAAGtcatcacagattattattctTCCATTTGGAACACTATTTACCGGCTTAAACGACACGTTAATGTTTCAGTTAATTTGCagtaaataaaacaactttATTTCGAGgttcttttagaaaaaagtaaatatatttcatttaaaataataatttgtgttgattccaaatatatttaagttttttaaaaaaattatgtattaaagTTTAGTTCCAGGTAGACTAGAAGATACAAGAAAAGTACAACTAACAAAATAATGCAActaaataaccaaaaaataaacaatacaataataaaatggaaggagttagaaaatatactaaaagacagacaaaagtgaaaaaaaaaacataaaaaggtgagtttttgttaataaattattattcaaaattaatttgtaaaaacaatacttttttttaaaatatagatttttgtcAAAGTTAGTTACATTAGATTAAGGtatactttttaaaatgaacataaataaacacagctctaaatgatttttctttaaataatttcaatagagtttcatagaaataaaaattaaaagctaacaattttacacaaaattaaagCTGTGTTTGTTTATtgaagttgtattttttttttaattttaattacaaaaaaatgcaaaataaatattaataaaaaaatgatatACTAGTTGTttcatgaattaaaaaaaaaacaaaattataaacaatataaataaataataaaaaactataataaaaaattatgtaaagtgGTCTTTTGTTTTAGAACAGAAAATATTaatatcaaatttatataaatttatagacCTGTGttgttttaacatttaaatagtatataaacatgtttagtaattttattacaaaacaattatcGTTAAGGTTATTGAGTCGTagattcttattttttttttgttttctaaatatatatactaaaaaaattaatattttttcaatataatacgtatatatatttgtttcaaatggttttttttttacttaacctaaaatcattttatattgcAATTGGTTtcgtttttaaacttttaaatttaaagttttttttttcttttttgcttttctaaatCTAAAAGTTTGCAacaatcaaaaataataaaaaaaagttttatttttttcttaattattagCCTTTcttattcaaaaaaaagttttttttttaaatacagaaAAGCGTTTggttttttctgaaatgtttaaattttcgttaagaaaaaattaaaaaaaaaattatttttattcgttttctTGATTATCTGCCTCAGTAGTGTTTTCATCAGCGGCTGCTATATTACGTTTACTGGAGGATTTAGCGAgttccaaatatttttcaccATCAAATCGATTGCTTTCATCTTGTAGATCCTGTagaagtaaagaaaaataaatggcaaatATTATTTATGCTAATTATTGGGAGTATTCAAAGCCGGGGAATGTAttgaaaagtaaatattttaggGGTTTTTAATGGGccaattataaacattttatttattaaatggcTCCTAGCAAGTATTTCCTTTCTGTTCAACTATTTTGTATCAATCATAAACGATTTTTTACTATAACtattatttcacaatttttaaaattttttttttacaagaatccagatatagatcagaaataggtaaaaaatcgaggtagtcgtgctttatttttttccttttttatattaaaatttcgtttcgtttttatattaaatcaaTCGTTTAAGTTAATTAGGGATTTCGGAAAGTTGAAAATCATGTGAattcgatttacagaacacCAAAATATGTGAATTCGTTAACGTTACTcgaaatcggtttaaaaaatgtgtGGTTATTTTTAATCGTAACGATATACTGAGAGTTTTGatacaaaaagtattttaaCCGTTTGCATATCTCTGCGATAAATCCTAACCAAATCGGTTATTATTAAGTTATAATTCAAAAacgaataataaacaaatttatgttttgaaaatcTCACGATTTTGTATATTGAAACAGGTTTGTTTACTCGAAAGTATTACGAGATTCGATTCGATTTACAGAGCACCAAAATATGTGAATTCGTTTAAAAACGTTACTCGGAATCGTTTTACAAAACAGGAGAAAATGTCTGGTTATTTTTAATCGTAACGATATACTGACTGTTTTGACACAAAAAGATCGACTTagatctggttatcgtttttcgtaacaatatacttccaattaatataattttttgtatgagatctGTGAGTATATATCGTCACCATAAAAAATTACCAGAGATGAAGAAAATGGGGCTTAATCtgttatttaaactatttaaaattaaccttaaAATAAATGCCATAGAATCTGGAAAAATAGATAAAACCTTTGCCA comes from Calliphora vicina chromosome 2, idCalVici1.1, whole genome shotgun sequence and encodes:
- the smo gene encoding protein smoothened, with product MGTPLTPISSVVNTLPTTIQTKLDPINGTKNYRIYGGKKGKEEKHWLDGRMGMQHIQCVRKGNCEKLNYSTCLGAKIPYEYTSLDLTISHSQWDVQERLHKYMTLKHVPKCWSVIQPFLCAVFTPKCEHINGEDMVYLPSLEMCRITLEPCRILYNTSYFPEFLKCNETHFPSKCNNDVREMKFNLTGQCLEPLVPAESSASYHPGIEGCGVRCKDPLYTDDEHRQIHKLVGWGATLCLLSNLFVVATFIIDWENASKYPALIVFYINMCFMIACLGWLAQFTPGSREDIVCRKDGTLRHSEPTAGENLSCVVIFVIVYYFLIAAMVWFIFLTYAWHLRAVGNVQDRIDKKGSYFHLVAWSLPLVLTITTLALSEVDGNSTVGICFVGYLNHSIRAGLLLGPLLGVILVGGYFIIRGMIMLFGLKHFANDIKSTSASNKIHLIIVRMGLCALFSLVFILVAMACHAYEFRRSHEWAESLKDFIICRIFSSFEEHIKCKIESRPSVSILQLHLLCLFGAGIVMSTWCWTHSSVETWKRYLRKKCGKDINEEVKMPKHKVIAQTWAKRKEFEDKGRLSITLYNTHTDPVGLNFDVNDLNSSETNEISSTWANYLPQFVKRRMALTGATGATNSSSQGPRKNSVDSEISFSVRHVSVESRRNSVDSQVSVKIQEMKTKVASRSRSGHHHHHHHSKHSAASGKRSQRRRDFITATGRKYSGRRESSTSIESQVIALKKTTYPNASHKVGLFAQSTKKHNSSKRRSANAGLDPADITEFLAKNGQLIIPFLQNQGMTTTSDEETSRASFKIQDSRLDVVLKQDLSDDDEEQDYGPRIEEINDLSENKTKKQAAYENLLKNMQKSNDSGNNRNSRNSSRSKQSRKSQVGCNSSHKKSLRRHNNSSLNAQKHKPSSNSKYELDIRNTSDLNLHLKRELSIAAQNDNNSISEDSYSSVELDLPLNIMLHSSYSGISTGKPNSRNSKTSCDVGIQANAFDIVTQTLQSSYGEGEFDKCMRQLKRKSQHRKSNLYNNDDDDDEKETYEMHSLLGGKYKESAMIMSEADKLKMLLLPSK